The Stigmatella erecta genome window below encodes:
- a CDS encoding transglycosylase domain-containing protein, with product MKSVLWILLFLLGLAGVLLPVAYLYHASKLPQLDSEYDVEKLLKNSIEGERMSLVVGLMVKPDRPITFTRPDFARLPKDLVALYITQMGCPTYFQTPREDGVAWAWRLLVGATVNARPGGDGRCERLLAARIAMKLGVNESLPLAVAINKIHASLQKDQLIAYDLAITSFERGVVGVEDVAYKLFGKELDRLQLAELAELQLALPPHNYYRALKTCQNAAIIKQNRDYMLTQLVELDLLTDEKARNAIAQPVSCMLRR from the coding sequence GTGAAGAGCGTCCTGTGGATTCTGCTGTTTCTTCTGGGGCTGGCCGGCGTGCTGCTGCCGGTGGCCTACCTCTACCACGCGAGCAAGCTGCCACAGCTGGACAGTGAGTACGACGTCGAGAAGCTGCTCAAGAACAGCATCGAAGGCGAGCGGATGAGCCTGGTGGTGGGCTTGATGGTGAAGCCGGACCGGCCCATCACCTTCACGCGCCCGGACTTCGCCCGGCTGCCGAAGGACCTGGTGGCGCTCTACATCACCCAGATGGGGTGCCCCACCTACTTCCAGACGCCGCGCGAGGACGGGGTGGCGTGGGCATGGCGCCTGCTCGTGGGGGCGACGGTGAATGCGCGGCCCGGGGGCGATGGCCGGTGTGAGCGGCTGCTGGCCGCGCGCATCGCGATGAAGCTGGGGGTGAACGAGTCGCTGCCCCTGGCGGTGGCCATCAACAAGATCCACGCCTCGCTGCAGAAGGACCAGCTCATCGCCTACGACTTGGCCATCACCAGCTTCGAGCGGGGCGTGGTGGGCGTGGAGGACGTGGCGTACAAGCTGTTTGGCAAGGAGCTGGACCGGCTCCAGCTGGCCGAGCTCGCGGAGCTGCAGCTGGCGCTGCCGCCGCACAACTATTACCGCGCCCTCAAGACGTGCCAGAACGCCGCCATCATCAAGCAGAACCGCGACTACATGCTCACGCAGCTGGTGGAGCTGGACCTGCTCACCGACGAGAAGGCGCGCAACGCCATCGCCCAGCCGGTGTCGTGCATGCTGCGCCGGTAA
- a CDS encoding serine/threonine-protein kinase codes for MASARTCETCGLEVPPGLGTCPRDGTAIAASYAAHDDEVTQIGTPSNVWGEEPPARGGKASPFAWGEEPAPRGHSPSSSPEVTVAISPWGEEPPTRDALIGMKLGEYELRQRIGVGGMGFVYDGIQPLIGKRVAVKVLRPELAQAPEQVARLLAEARAVNAIRHRGIIDIFGFGQVPDGRQYIVMEFLDGQPLDAHLAEKGRLAPTEALSILDEVLAALGAAHGAGVVHRDLKPSNIFLVREPGNSRYVKLLDFGLAKQGQGPTARTAQTRTDMVVGTPEYMAPEQARGQAVGPMTDLYAMGVVTFEMVTGRLPFTGSSPVDLLMKHVDARPPRPSEFVPELPPALDAFILQMLTKDPEARPGSADALRQQLHRLRRTLLRPTRAQVAPTSAVPPARALGQVAAPELPAPVPLPVAPPPPPAPLTKQEAPTAPNETVKVPESSARAHRPTPTLPHPSTLTAEEARAAGLRPALRPRTVAVAVGIVALLAAGGLLLLRGEDAPPEPLPGPGPRTPVTPPPVEQAPAVPQAPTPPAPLETAPVPSPQAPVPAEPLKDKPADRAEAPKAAPPVRTKPSASAQQEFIPSQQELTQNLDMIERDLNSRAAAGQDMDFARSQLTRLRDMSKQSAGKPEVRREVSRGIEFLEKNLLKRK; via the coding sequence ATGGCTTCCGCGCGAACCTGTGAAACCTGTGGTCTTGAAGTTCCGCCCGGACTGGGCACGTGCCCTCGGGACGGCACCGCTATCGCTGCGTCCTATGCGGCGCACGACGATGAGGTGACGCAGATCGGCACGCCCAGCAACGTGTGGGGCGAGGAGCCTCCGGCGCGCGGCGGCAAGGCCTCCCCGTTCGCCTGGGGCGAGGAGCCCGCCCCCCGCGGCCACTCTCCGTCCTCGTCGCCGGAAGTCACCGTGGCCATCTCTCCCTGGGGCGAGGAGCCTCCCACGCGCGACGCGCTCATCGGCATGAAGCTCGGCGAGTACGAGCTGCGCCAGCGCATCGGCGTGGGCGGCATGGGCTTCGTCTATGACGGCATTCAGCCGCTCATCGGCAAGCGCGTGGCCGTGAAGGTGCTGCGCCCCGAGCTGGCCCAGGCCCCCGAGCAGGTGGCGCGCCTGCTCGCCGAGGCCCGCGCCGTCAACGCCATCCGCCACCGGGGCATCATCGACATCTTCGGCTTCGGCCAGGTGCCCGACGGCCGCCAGTACATCGTCATGGAGTTCCTGGATGGGCAGCCGCTCGATGCCCACCTGGCCGAGAAGGGCCGGCTCGCCCCCACCGAGGCGCTCTCCATCCTCGACGAGGTGCTCGCCGCGCTGGGCGCCGCCCACGGCGCGGGCGTCGTCCACCGCGACCTCAAGCCGAGCAACATCTTCCTCGTGCGCGAGCCGGGCAACTCCCGCTACGTGAAGCTCCTGGACTTCGGCCTCGCCAAGCAAGGCCAGGGCCCCACCGCGCGCACCGCCCAGACGCGCACGGACATGGTGGTGGGCACCCCGGAGTACATGGCGCCCGAGCAGGCCCGCGGCCAGGCCGTGGGCCCCATGACGGACCTGTACGCCATGGGCGTCGTCACCTTCGAGATGGTCACCGGCCGGCTCCCCTTCACGGGCAGCTCCCCGGTGGACCTGCTCATGAAGCACGTGGATGCCCGGCCGCCGCGCCCCTCGGAGTTCGTCCCCGAGCTGCCCCCGGCGCTGGATGCCTTCATCCTCCAGATGCTGACGAAGGATCCGGAGGCCCGTCCCGGCTCCGCGGACGCCCTGCGCCAGCAGCTCCACCGGCTGCGCCGCACCCTGCTGCGGCCCACGCGCGCCCAGGTGGCCCCCACCAGCGCCGTTCCGCCCGCCCGGGCCCTGGGCCAGGTGGCCGCGCCGGAGCTTCCCGCGCCCGTCCCCCTGCCGGTGGCCCCGCCGCCGCCGCCCGCGCCCCTCACGAAGCAGGAGGCCCCCACCGCCCCCAACGAGACGGTGAAGGTGCCCGAGTCCTCCGCGCGCGCGCACCGGCCCACGCCCACGTTGCCCCACCCCTCGACGCTCACCGCCGAGGAGGCCCGGGCCGCGGGGCTGCGCCCGGCCCTGCGGCCGCGCACCGTGGCGGTGGCCGTGGGCATCGTGGCGTTGCTCGCCGCGGGCGGCCTGCTGCTGCTCCGCGGGGAAGACGCCCCCCCGGAGCCCCTCCCCGGGCCCGGGCCCCGGACGCCGGTGACCCCGCCGCCGGTGGAGCAGGCGCCCGCCGTGCCCCAGGCCCCCACGCCTCCCGCGCCCCTGGAGACGGCGCCCGTGCCCTCCCCTCAGGCCCCGGTGCCCGCCGAGCCCCTAAAGGACAAGCCCGCGGACCGGGCAGAGGCCCCGAAGGCGGCGCCCCCCGTGCGCACCAAGCCCTCTGCCTCCGCGCAGCAGGAGTTCATCCCCTCGCAGCAGGAGCTGACCCAGAACCTCGACATGATCGAGCGCGATCTGAATTCGCGTGCCGCGGCGGGACAGGACATGGACTTCGCCCGCAGCCAGCTCACGCGCTTGCGCGACATGTCCAAGCAGTCCGCGGGCAAGCCCGAGGTCCGCCGCGAGGTCTCCCGGGGGATCGAGTTCCTGGAGAAGAACTTACTGAAGCGCAAGTAG
- a CDS encoding NAD-binding oxidoreductase — MKDWYPATLTARALAADGLTDLTLDVSRTPLAQAHQRPGQYTWVRLPGHEEGVFAIASPPGTSGQWDLLVKAGSPLPEALIQLPLGAVMEVTRPAGRGFPLDQARGRDLLLFATGSGISAIRSVIESLRQSRGAYGRVTLYFGVRTPSAFAYARDFQSWEQARIRVVPTVSQPGASGWQGLTGYVQAHLAEEDLAPGTVAFLCGQKEMLQTVIETLKARGLATEDIHQNV; from the coding sequence ATGAAGGATTGGTACCCCGCCACCCTCACGGCCCGCGCGCTCGCCGCGGATGGGCTCACGGACCTGACCCTCGACGTGTCCCGCACGCCCCTCGCCCAGGCCCACCAGCGCCCCGGCCAGTACACCTGGGTGCGCCTGCCGGGCCATGAGGAAGGGGTGTTCGCCATCGCCTCGCCCCCGGGCACCTCCGGGCAGTGGGACTTGCTCGTGAAGGCCGGCAGCCCCCTGCCCGAGGCGCTCATCCAGCTGCCCCTGGGCGCCGTGATGGAGGTGACGCGCCCGGCGGGCCGGGGCTTCCCGCTGGACCAGGCGCGGGGCCGGGACTTGCTCCTGTTCGCCACCGGCTCGGGCATCTCCGCCATCCGCTCCGTCATCGAGAGCCTCCGCCAGAGCCGGGGCGCCTATGGGCGGGTGACGCTCTACTTCGGGGTGCGCACCCCGAGCGCCTTCGCCTATGCCCGGGACTTCCAGTCCTGGGAGCAGGCCCGCATCCGCGTGGTGCCCACCGTGAGCCAGCCGGGTGCCAGCGGCTGGCAGGGGCTCACCGGCTACGTGCAGGCCCACCTCGCCGAGGAGGACCTCGCCCCGGGCACGGTCGCCTTCCTGTGCGGCCAGAAGGAGATGCTCCAGACGGTCATCGAGACGCTCAAGGCCCGCGGCCTGGCCACGGAGGACATCCACCAGAACGTCTAG